One window of Pseudacidobacterium ailaaui genomic DNA carries:
- a CDS encoding nucleotide disphospho-sugar-binding domain-containing protein, with protein MRIVFSTFGTFGDVNPLIALALEMKRRGHRPVLAVPEMFRPKIEPLGIGFFPVRPDQDQTDKELVARIYNRKTGTEYGLRKFLFPALRQSYEDLRCAVEADGGADLMVTGELAYAGPVVAEKTGIAWASYVLAPFSFFSAYDPPVLPPFPTLAKAQLAVPWLGHLTAWVARRVTRSWPEPVYALRRELGLGRGKDPIFDAKHSGQLVLALFSRVFGAPQPDWPAKTKVTGFVFYDGDAGKAELPPTLGDFLAAGPPPLVFTLGSAAVLDAGDFYEQSARAAQMLGMRAVLLTGSDPANMPKAQLPESICVAPYAPYSRLFPHACAIVHQGGIGTTAQAMRAGRPMVVMPYSHDQPDNARRVRRMGVAKIIQRRHYTAERVARVLRALLEDAGSAERARKIQREMEQEDGLTAACDALEGLGTRPHRCES; from the coding sequence ATGCGCATTGTCTTCTCAACCTTCGGGACTTTTGGCGACGTCAATCCGTTGATTGCTCTTGCGCTGGAGATGAAGCGGCGCGGGCATCGCCCGGTGCTGGCGGTGCCAGAGATGTTTCGTCCCAAGATTGAGCCGCTGGGCATCGGGTTTTTCCCGGTGCGTCCGGACCAGGACCAGACGGACAAGGAGCTTGTTGCCAGGATCTATAACCGGAAGACGGGCACCGAATATGGCCTGCGCAAGTTTCTTTTCCCTGCGCTGCGGCAGAGCTATGAGGACCTGCGCTGCGCGGTAGAGGCCGATGGAGGCGCAGACCTGATGGTGACCGGAGAGCTGGCCTATGCCGGGCCGGTTGTTGCTGAGAAGACCGGCATTGCATGGGCCTCTTATGTTCTGGCGCCGTTCTCTTTTTTCTCTGCATATGATCCGCCAGTGCTGCCGCCATTCCCGACGCTGGCAAAGGCGCAGCTGGCCGTGCCCTGGCTGGGACATCTGACGGCATGGGTGGCGCGGCGGGTAACGCGCAGCTGGCCCGAGCCGGTATACGCACTGCGGCGGGAGCTGGGTCTGGGCCGGGGCAAGGACCCGATCTTTGATGCGAAGCATTCTGGGCAACTCGTGCTGGCCTTGTTCTCGCGCGTCTTTGGAGCGCCCCAGCCGGACTGGCCGGCAAAGACAAAGGTAACGGGGTTTGTCTTCTATGACGGGGACGCAGGCAAGGCAGAGCTGCCGCCGACCCTTGGTGATTTTCTGGCTGCCGGGCCGCCGCCGCTCGTGTTTACTCTGGGATCGGCGGCGGTGCTGGATGCGGGCGACTTCTACGAGCAGAGTGCGCGGGCCGCGCAGATGCTGGGCATGCGCGCGGTGCTGCTTACCGGAAGCGATCCGGCCAACATGCCCAAAGCGCAGCTGCCTGAGAGCATCTGTGTTGCACCCTACGCTCCTTATTCAAGACTGTTTCCGCACGCATGCGCCATTGTGCATCAGGGCGGCATCGGGACCACGGCTCAGGCGATGCGCGCAGGCCGTCCCATGGTGGTGATGCCCTACAGCCATGATCAGCCTGATAATGCGCGGAGGGTGCGCAGAATGGGTGTGGCGAAAATCATCCAGCGCAGGCACTATACGGCAGAGCGCGTGGCGCGCGTTTTGCGCGCGCTGCTGGAAGATGCGGGCAGTGCGGAACGCGCCCGAAAGATCCAGCGCGAGATGGAGCAGGAAGACGGGCTTACGGCGGCCTGTGATGCGCTGGAGGGGCTGGGGACCAGGCCGCATCGCTGCGAATCATGA
- a CDS encoding response regulator yields the protein MARQRKGPDAIRVLIVDDHPVVRVGLRTMLDSEEKITVTGAAESAAEAIEEVKQQPPDVVLMDLRMPDMEGVEGIMELRRLCPDTRILVLTNYEADDYILRALQAGAMGYLLKSTPQAEIVRAVEMVHDNQRYLPERIKDRLAEIVSREELTQREIEVLRLAARGHTNKEIAQQLFISDKTARNHMASCLVKLGASDRTEAVTTAIKRGLIQLAD from the coding sequence ATGGCGAGGCAGCGAAAGGGACCGGATGCCATCCGGGTGCTGATTGTGGACGACCATCCTGTTGTGAGGGTGGGGCTGCGCACGATGCTGGACAGCGAGGAGAAGATTACTGTAACCGGGGCAGCGGAATCGGCAGCAGAAGCCATTGAGGAAGTGAAGCAGCAGCCGCCCGACGTGGTGCTGATGGACCTGCGGATGCCGGACATGGAGGGCGTTGAAGGCATTATGGAACTGCGGCGCCTCTGCCCGGACACGCGCATTCTGGTGCTGACGAACTATGAGGCAGACGATTACATTCTCCGCGCGCTCCAGGCAGGGGCGATGGGGTATCTGCTGAAAAGCACGCCGCAGGCGGAAATTGTGCGCGCCGTCGAGATGGTGCATGACAATCAGCGCTATCTTCCGGAAAGGATCAAAGACCGTCTTGCGGAGATCGTATCGCGGGAAGAGCTGACGCAGCGGGAGATCGAAGTACTGAGGCTGGCGGCCCGAGGGCATACGAACAAGGAGATTGCGCAGCAGCTTTTCATCAGCGACAAGACGGCGCGCAACCACATGGCAAGCTGTCTGGTGAAGCTGGGCGCCAGCGACCGGACCGAGGCAGTGACAACGGCCATCAAACGCGGGCTGATCCAGCTGGCCGACTAA
- a CDS encoding Rid family hydrolase: MQLKRAMFAAGMMTILCSAGAKAQTTRIPLPNSNFPISQGVSAGDTLYLSGMIDSSVMHGEAGDTKTQTIHVLQQIQKALEAQKLTLGDVVMMHVYLTGDAGKGGKMDFAGFMEGYSQFFGTKDQPNKPARSAMQVAALAAPAALVEIEVIAVKPK; the protein is encoded by the coding sequence GTGCAGCTTAAGAGGGCCATGTTTGCGGCGGGGATGATGACAATCTTGTGCAGCGCAGGAGCGAAGGCGCAGACCACGCGCATCCCGTTGCCGAACTCGAACTTTCCCATCTCACAGGGAGTGTCGGCAGGAGACACACTGTATCTGAGCGGCATGATTGATTCTTCCGTGATGCATGGCGAAGCGGGGGACACGAAGACGCAGACCATCCATGTTCTCCAGCAGATCCAGAAGGCGCTGGAGGCGCAGAAGCTCACGCTGGGCGATGTGGTGATGATGCACGTGTATCTGACGGGAGATGCGGGCAAAGGCGGCAAGATGGACTTTGCCGGATTCATGGAGGGGTATTCGCAGTTTTTCGGAACAAAAGACCAGCCCAACAAACCGGCCCGCAGCGCCATGCAGGTGGCAGCGCTGGCCGCACCCGCGGCGCTGGTGGAGATTGAGGTGATTGCGGTCAAACCGAAGTAG
- a CDS encoding flavin monoamine oxidase family protein codes for MGLTRRDFLMRVGQAGGYGAAFLVMQQLGLLPVPGAEAQKLQPVAGKGTKVVILGGGIAGLVSAYELGKAGYRCTVLEARQRVGGRNWSIRRGTKVSFADGTEQLCEFEEGHYFNAGPARLPSIHTTMLGYCRELGVPLEVEVNTARGTLLQSDRMNGGAAVEQRQMVNDTRGHVAELLAKSLKKGALDEEMTAEDKERMMAFLREYGDLDPEFVYRGSLRSGYKVYPGAGPEKPQPKDPLPMHALLDADLWRGLLVEDQIDWQATMFQPIGGMDRIPAAFEKKLGEVVRYGAEVKRIRQSSGGVTVTYRDTKTGQMETVTGDYCICAMPLSVVKHLDADFSPEIKALLEGVSYDSGYKIAWESRRFWEQEYSIYGGLSYLQQTVDVVWYPSASFFSQTGIIIGGYSIENGTPFGKLPNMQAKLEASRAAIEKLHPGHSRELKNPVYVNWGEIPYNYGSWIHGRDEEYEKIYQRIILPDRRVYFAGDHTSRLIGWQEGAALSAYRTIHQIGAAMQKGGTESAA; via the coding sequence ATGGGACTGACGCGACGCGACTTTCTGATGCGAGTGGGGCAGGCCGGCGGATACGGCGCTGCCTTTTTGGTGATGCAGCAGCTGGGACTGCTGCCGGTGCCGGGTGCTGAGGCGCAGAAGCTGCAGCCTGTTGCCGGCAAGGGTACGAAGGTGGTGATCCTGGGCGGCGGCATTGCGGGCCTGGTTTCCGCTTATGAGCTGGGCAAGGCGGGATACCGTTGTACGGTGCTCGAAGCACGGCAGCGTGTCGGGGGAAGGAACTGGAGCATTCGCCGCGGGACAAAGGTGAGTTTTGCAGACGGCACCGAGCAGCTGTGCGAATTTGAGGAGGGCCACTATTTCAATGCCGGCCCGGCGCGTCTGCCTTCCATCCACACCACCATGCTGGGATATTGCCGCGAGCTGGGCGTTCCGCTGGAGGTCGAGGTAAACACGGCGCGGGGCACGCTGTTGCAGTCTGACCGGATGAATGGCGGCGCTGCGGTCGAGCAGCGGCAGATGGTGAATGATACGCGCGGCCATGTTGCCGAGCTGCTGGCGAAAAGCCTGAAAAAGGGCGCCCTTGATGAAGAGATGACGGCCGAAGACAAAGAGCGCATGATGGCGTTCTTGCGCGAGTACGGCGACCTGGACCCGGAGTTTGTTTACCGGGGGTCGCTGCGCTCCGGATACAAGGTGTATCCCGGGGCCGGGCCGGAAAAGCCGCAGCCAAAGGACCCGCTGCCGATGCATGCGCTGCTCGATGCAGACCTGTGGCGCGGGCTGCTGGTGGAAGACCAGATTGACTGGCAGGCAACGATGTTCCAGCCCATCGGGGGCATGGACCGCATTCCTGCCGCCTTTGAGAAGAAGCTGGGAGAGGTGGTCCGGTACGGGGCGGAGGTCAAACGGATCCGTCAATCGTCGGGCGGGGTCACGGTCACGTATCGCGATACCAAGACCGGGCAGATGGAAACGGTGACGGGAGACTATTGCATCTGCGCGATGCCCCTCAGTGTGGTGAAGCACCTGGACGCAGACTTTTCGCCGGAGATCAAGGCGCTGCTGGAAGGCGTGAGCTACGATTCGGGCTACAAGATTGCGTGGGAATCGCGGAGGTTCTGGGAGCAGGAGTACAGCATCTATGGGGGCCTGTCGTACTTGCAGCAGACGGTGGATGTGGTGTGGTATCCGAGCGCGTCTTTCTTCTCGCAGACGGGGATCATCATCGGCGGATATTCGATAGAGAACGGGACCCCGTTTGGGAAGTTGCCCAATATGCAGGCCAAGCTGGAGGCCTCGCGCGCAGCGATCGAGAAGCTGCATCCGGGGCATTCGCGGGAACTGAAAAACCCGGTGTATGTGAACTGGGGAGAGATTCCGTACAACTATGGTTCGTGGATCCACGGGCGGGACGAGGAGTACGAGAAGATCTATCAGCGGATCATTCTTCCGGACCGACGGGTGTACTTTGCCGGCGACCACACGAGCAGACTCATCGGATGGCAGGAGGGTGCGGCGCTTTCCGCCTATCGGACCATCCATCAGATTGGTGCAGCGATGCAAAAGGGAGGGACTGAGAGTGCAGCTTAA
- a CDS encoding TonB-dependent receptor, protein MDFSRRLYFLAILFAGLFLWRYPAGGQTFRGGINGVVTDQAGAAIAGAQVTATADDTQVSHATVSSSAGEFVFQDLPLGSYTVTASASGFETLKVGKVMVTAGTLYTLPMKLTVASQATTVEVSAAALTLDTTSTTQTTVLQGKAVQDIPLNGRDFTQLIGLTPGFAGYVGGGYGSLNGTRANQMNWQIDGIDNNDLWHNIPAVNQGGVSGIAGIVLPIDAVEQFSAQTQAPPETGRNPGGTINLSLRSGTNGLHGSAYYFNRNEALGAKNPFTATKQEVRNYNFGFSAGGPFIKDKFFWFTTFEKQRFVIGVPAQATEPSHAYQQEAEAILANHGIAVNPVALALINGTGSAKGLWPSYALNGPATSNNYTSVDPEYGYSYNGLIKLDYTINESNSLSAHWFGGQGNQVAPVGSVLKPYYEVAPIHVQNYALVYNHVFTPAVTNQVLAGVNYFNQVFHDFETDFEPATLGLVTGAPFSGSPNINIGLNGEFDPVGMTPPEGRNDITGHLTDDLSWTVGKHQFKFGGEYRQAQLDEFYHRHALGALSFDGAQGPWTSADLAAYGGDTNLLPLADFMAGYVSPTASSIAIGNPDRQVFVNTFDVFAQDAWQITPKFSFNYGVRYDYEGPLHNDYKNLSVFRPSLGGIVFQGQQISSLYDRSWLNFSPRLGFAYQAMNSTVVRGGFGFYFDTPNLNPFLDNRPGNGAPNGVEGNPSGPSPVLTVQPLNIGSSHPIQSGVPVFPTSSNADCPCALFSVDKNFRNAYNMNFNLQLEQSLGSKMVAQIGYVGSEGRRLLSLLDINQSFVDPGLGVTPGVYSTFVQSSVSANPLVGTNPINQIESIGTSNYNALQATLRTQSWHGLTTNLMYTWSHNLDIVTAYRGALPQDSHHFKGDYGNSDFDTRNTFVGFFSYEIPGSSHLKALTSGWQANSLLSLHGGQPFSVMSSSDTTGTNEGVQRANVVGNPYQGIHHNSSTTQRWLNPAAFADPAQYTFGDSRRNQYYGPGYGSWDLSFFKNTAIGERVNTQFRVEMFNLLNKSNFAPPINTVGSKLGLLYDTIGDYNGAPGIGAGEPFNTQLGLKIIF, encoded by the coding sequence ATGGATTTTTCCAGACGTTTGTATTTCCTGGCAATTTTGTTTGCGGGTCTGTTCCTCTGGCGGTATCCGGCAGGAGGGCAGACCTTCCGTGGAGGCATCAACGGAGTGGTGACCGACCAGGCGGGTGCTGCGATTGCCGGAGCGCAGGTGACGGCCACGGCCGATGATACCCAGGTCTCCCATGCGACGGTCAGTTCCAGCGCGGGCGAGTTTGTTTTTCAGGACCTTCCGCTGGGCAGCTATACGGTGACGGCCTCGGCCAGCGGATTTGAAACGCTGAAGGTGGGCAAGGTGATGGTGACGGCGGGCACCCTCTACACGCTGCCCATGAAGCTGACGGTGGCATCGCAGGCCACAACGGTGGAGGTCTCAGCGGCGGCGCTGACGCTGGACACGACGTCCACGACACAGACGACGGTCTTACAGGGGAAAGCGGTGCAGGACATTCCGCTGAATGGCCGCGACTTCACGCAGCTCATCGGACTGACGCCGGGCTTTGCCGGATATGTGGGCGGCGGATATGGATCGCTGAATGGCACGCGCGCCAACCAGATGAACTGGCAGATTGACGGCATTGATAACAACGACCTCTGGCACAACATACCGGCGGTGAACCAGGGCGGCGTCTCGGGGATTGCCGGCATTGTGCTTCCGATTGATGCGGTAGAGCAGTTCTCTGCACAGACGCAGGCGCCGCCAGAAACGGGCAGAAACCCGGGCGGCACGATCAATCTGAGCCTGCGCTCGGGGACCAACGGGCTGCACGGCTCGGCCTATTACTTCAACCGTAATGAGGCGCTGGGCGCGAAGAACCCGTTTACGGCGACCAAGCAGGAGGTGCGCAATTACAACTTCGGGTTTTCTGCAGGCGGCCCCTTTATCAAGGACAAGTTCTTCTGGTTTACGACCTTTGAAAAGCAGCGCTTTGTCATCGGCGTTCCCGCACAGGCGACGGAGCCGTCCCATGCTTATCAGCAGGAGGCCGAGGCGATCCTTGCCAACCATGGGATTGCGGTCAATCCGGTGGCGCTGGCATTGATCAACGGCACCGGCTCCGCCAAAGGGCTGTGGCCAAGCTATGCGCTGAATGGACCGGCAACAAGCAACAACTACACCAGCGTGGACCCGGAATATGGATACAGTTACAACGGGCTGATCAAGCTGGACTACACGATCAACGAGAGCAACAGCCTTTCCGCGCACTGGTTTGGCGGACAGGGCAACCAGGTGGCCCCGGTCGGTTCCGTACTGAAGCCTTACTATGAAGTGGCCCCGATCCACGTGCAGAATTATGCGCTGGTCTACAACCATGTCTTTACGCCGGCCGTGACCAACCAGGTGCTGGCCGGGGTGAACTACTTCAACCAGGTCTTCCATGATTTTGAAACGGACTTTGAACCGGCCACGCTGGGACTGGTGACGGGAGCGCCTTTCAGCGGGTCGCCCAACATCAATATCGGGCTGAATGGAGAGTTTGATCCCGTAGGCATGACGCCTCCGGAGGGACGCAACGACATTACCGGGCACCTGACGGACGATCTTTCCTGGACGGTGGGAAAACACCAGTTCAAGTTCGGGGGTGAGTACCGGCAGGCGCAGTTAGATGAGTTTTATCACCGCCACGCGCTGGGGGCGCTGTCTTTCGACGGAGCGCAGGGGCCGTGGACGAGCGCGGACCTTGCTGCCTACGGCGGAGACACAAACCTGCTGCCGCTGGCCGATTTCATGGCGGGATATGTCTCGCCCACCGCGTCTTCGATCGCCATTGGGAACCCGGACCGGCAGGTTTTTGTGAACACCTTTGATGTGTTTGCGCAGGACGCATGGCAGATCACACCGAAATTTTCCTTTAACTATGGCGTCCGGTATGACTATGAAGGGCCGCTGCACAACGACTACAAAAACCTCTCAGTTTTTCGGCCATCACTGGGCGGCATCGTGTTCCAGGGGCAGCAGATCAGCTCACTCTATGACAGAAGCTGGCTGAACTTCAGCCCGCGCCTGGGGTTTGCCTACCAGGCGATGAACAGCACGGTGGTGCGCGGCGGGTTTGGCTTTTACTTTGATACACCCAACCTGAACCCGTTTCTGGACAACCGTCCGGGGAATGGGGCGCCGAACGGCGTGGAAGGAAATCCGAGCGGGCCGAGTCCGGTGCTGACGGTGCAGCCTTTGAACATTGGGAGCAGTCATCCGATCCAGAGCGGCGTGCCAGTGTTTCCGACCAGCAGCAATGCGGACTGCCCGTGCGCGCTGTTCTCCGTGGACAAGAACTTCCGTAATGCCTACAACATGAACTTCAACCTGCAACTGGAGCAGAGCCTGGGCAGCAAGATGGTGGCGCAGATTGGCTATGTAGGCAGCGAAGGCCGCCGTTTGCTGAGCCTGCTGGACATCAACCAGAGCTTTGTGGACCCGGGGTTGGGCGTGACTCCGGGAGTGTACTCGACCTTTGTGCAAAGCTCGGTGAGCGCCAATCCGCTGGTGGGGACCAATCCGATTAACCAGATTGAGAGCATTGGGACCTCAAATTACAACGCGTTGCAGGCCACGCTGCGGACACAGAGCTGGCACGGGCTTACCACCAACCTGATGTACACCTGGAGCCACAATCTGGACATCGTGACGGCCTACCGTGGTGCGCTGCCGCAGGACAGCCATCACTTCAAGGGTGATTACGGAAACAGCGATTTCGATACGCGGAATACGTTTGTGGGGTTCTTCTCCTATGAGATCCCGGGATCGAGTCATCTGAAGGCGCTCACATCGGGATGGCAGGCCAATTCGCTGCTGTCTCTGCATGGCGGGCAACCGTTCAGCGTGATGTCATCGAGTGATACTACCGGGACCAACGAGGGAGTGCAGCGGGCCAATGTGGTGGGCAATCCCTACCAGGGCATCCATCACAATTCGAGCACGACGCAGCGGTGGCTGAATCCGGCGGCGTTTGCAGACCCGGCCCAGTATACCTTTGGGGACTCGCGACGGAACCAGTATTACGGTCCGGGATACGGATCGTGGGACCTTTCCTTCTTCAAGAACACGGCGATTGGCGAGCGCGTGAACACGCAGTTCCGCGTGGAGATGTTCAATCTGCTGAACAAGAGCAACTTTGCGCCTCCCATCAACACGGTGGGGTCGAAGCTGGGGCTTCTGTATGACACGATTGGCGACTACAACGGAGCTCCTGGCATAGGCGCAGGTGAGCCATTCAACACACAACTGGGCCTGAAGATCATTTTCTGA
- a CDS encoding family 16 glycoside hydrolase translates to MRPPIMRSSSWFLLTACTAAAAALWICSWLRPFSSAAPVPCLTYDLHSPSKNEWKPLGGNWTIGGGTVSNQSYERGAKLLTGAQDWRNYTLTAEMKFTSPNADMGLVLRVRDPAKGTDTYSGYYIGLRTLDESLVIGRSDFGWREARPVAVPGGVQPNTWYRMRVVAYDCNLAASVQNLASGATAWMAFEEPGCISSGRIGLRSLNPGAFWRNIRIAPATWNDYLDIQRHAPSVEHPEDLPSPPWWTPGHVTVLFTGILAVLLLSQLVYFRLRQWKVHTIAQERERLAHDIHDTMAQSFAGIGYQIQGIYHNITHRGSADLSEIAEQLKVSYQLVRRCHEEASRTIAMLGSPLPFTRDLLAALRDIARTLAGDRIHVLAESLGPVKPLPLRLADALLHIGREAIVNAVNHSEMNLLFLTLVYSRNTVELVIEDDGRGFEVRPESTGFGLRGMQKRARDVGAVLHIHSTPGKGTRVHVIARLQPERPLKRFFRKLRGKLPPVSVPAAG, encoded by the coding sequence ATGAGGCCCCCGATCATGCGCTCGTCTTCATGGTTTCTTCTCACCGCCTGCACCGCTGCCGCCGCAGCGCTGTGGATCTGCTCCTGGCTCCGGCCCTTCTCCTCCGCCGCCCCCGTCCCTTGCTTGACCTATGACCTTCACTCCCCATCCAAGAACGAGTGGAAGCCCCTGGGCGGCAACTGGACCATCGGCGGCGGCACCGTCTCCAACCAGTCCTACGAACGCGGGGCCAAGCTGCTGACCGGCGCGCAGGACTGGCGCAATTACACCCTCACCGCGGAGATGAAATTCACCAGCCCCAATGCCGACATGGGGCTCGTCTTGCGTGTCCGCGATCCTGCAAAAGGTACTGACACCTACAGCGGCTACTACATCGGACTGCGTACTCTGGACGAAAGCCTGGTCATTGGCCGCTCTGATTTCGGATGGCGCGAAGCCCGCCCAGTTGCCGTACCGGGAGGCGTACAGCCCAATACCTGGTATCGGATGCGCGTCGTTGCCTATGACTGCAACCTCGCAGCCTCAGTACAAAATCTGGCCAGCGGCGCGACCGCCTGGATGGCCTTTGAGGAGCCGGGCTGCATCAGCAGCGGCCGCATTGGTCTTCGCTCCCTCAATCCCGGCGCCTTCTGGCGGAACATCCGTATTGCACCCGCCACCTGGAACGACTACCTCGACATCCAACGTCATGCCCCTTCCGTCGAGCACCCCGAAGATCTTCCTTCGCCGCCCTGGTGGACACCCGGGCACGTGACCGTCCTTTTCACCGGCATCCTCGCCGTCCTGCTGCTGTCCCAGCTCGTCTATTTTCGGCTCCGCCAGTGGAAGGTTCACACCATCGCCCAGGAACGTGAGCGCCTCGCACACGATATTCATGACACCATGGCGCAGAGCTTTGCCGGAATCGGCTACCAGATCCAGGGCATCTACCACAACATCACACATCGTGGTTCTGCGGACCTCTCCGAGATCGCAGAACAACTGAAGGTTTCCTATCAGTTGGTGCGCAGATGCCATGAAGAAGCCAGCCGGACCATCGCCATGCTGGGCTCGCCGCTGCCTTTTACCCGCGACCTTCTTGCCGCCCTGCGGGACATCGCCAGGACCCTGGCTGGAGACCGCATCCACGTGCTGGCCGAGTCCCTTGGACCCGTGAAACCCTTACCGTTGCGTCTGGCCGATGCCCTGCTACACATTGGCCGCGAGGCCATTGTCAATGCGGTCAACCACTCTGAGATGAATCTTCTTTTCCTGACCCTGGTTTACAGCAGAAATACTGTCGAGTTGGTGATTGAAGATGATGGCCGCGGCTTTGAGGTCCGCCCCGAGAGCACCGGTTTCGGCCTGCGGGGCATGCAGAAAAGGGCGCGGGACGTGGGCGCGGTTCTGCACATCCACAGCACGCCGGGAAAGGGCACAAGGGTGCACGTCATCGCACGCCTGCAACCGGAAAGGCCCCTGAAGCGCTTTTTCAGGAAGCTCCGCGGCAAGCTGCCGCCGGTCTCAGTGCCCGCCGCTGGTTAG
- a CDS encoding S9 family peptidase — protein sequence MRKAVSIFWAICALAIAAGAQQTRPLISLDEFLSTTEIRAAKISPDGQAVVVAISAPDWRHNRYREELWLWRQSTGALALLTEGGADARPEWSPDGKYLAFVSSRPLTGEDEEDKDKDETERVWAIAADGGEAFPLYREKLETHAFAWSPDGSRILFAVQQPLTEAQEQEQKQEWKDVVRWREQERGDVLLALRLDAAKDAATKVSLPENEKKEKGASALPSSAQVIARSNFAIAEIAPYGEKIAFETESVSHRMEDPHAAEVYLVEMQGGTVQQLTHNEGLESNLRWSPEGKRLYFLVRAAGGSVEGPYRDVQGRLYALDPGTGKIARLGSSFEGSWEGYTVTADGQLLATGQLGTEQQVYAIDGDKAEAVPGLAGTYSGLDAARQGQRLVVLHSTVTEPTQVFLAEGSHALEQAKAVTAFNPVFQQRAQVEWSVYRWKAEDGTAVEGVLIYPPGKKGAKHLPMLTLIHGGPADADGNRFGADWYDWATLAAANGWLVFRPNYRGSSGYGDRFMLGIAPHLVSRPGKDILEGVDALVRDGIADPERLTIGGYSYGGYMTNWLITQTTRFRAAVTGAGAVEHAANWGNDDLTFDDAWYLGGRPWEDPGLYQSEAALFQFNKVRTPVHLVGGDADVRVSYLEDVLMERALEALGIPHAFLVFPGEGHSLSKNPWHGYIKVREELKWLQQYGGR from the coding sequence ATGCGCAAAGCTGTCTCCATTTTCTGGGCCATTTGCGCGCTTGCCATCGCGGCAGGCGCACAGCAGACGCGGCCCCTGATTTCCCTGGATGAATTTCTGAGCACGACGGAAATTCGTGCGGCGAAGATTTCTCCGGATGGGCAGGCGGTGGTGGTGGCCATATCCGCTCCAGACTGGCGCCACAACCGCTACCGCGAGGAGCTGTGGCTTTGGAGGCAGAGCACCGGGGCCTTGGCGCTGCTGACCGAAGGCGGAGCGGATGCGCGGCCGGAGTGGTCTCCGGACGGGAAGTATCTGGCATTTGTCTCTTCGCGACCGCTGACCGGAGAGGATGAGGAGGACAAGGACAAGGACGAGACCGAGCGTGTGTGGGCGATTGCGGCCGATGGTGGCGAGGCCTTTCCGCTGTATCGGGAAAAATTGGAGACCCATGCCTTTGCCTGGTCTCCCGATGGGAGCAGGATCCTGTTCGCGGTCCAGCAGCCGTTGACTGAGGCGCAGGAGCAGGAGCAGAAACAGGAGTGGAAGGACGTCGTGCGGTGGCGCGAGCAGGAGCGCGGCGATGTTCTGCTGGCCCTTCGGCTGGACGCGGCCAAGGACGCAGCAACAAAGGTTTCATTGCCAGAGAATGAAAAGAAGGAGAAAGGTGCGTCGGCGCTGCCATCGTCGGCGCAGGTCATTGCGCGAAGCAATTTTGCCATTGCTGAGATTGCCCCTTATGGAGAGAAGATTGCGTTTGAAACGGAAAGCGTCTCTCACCGGATGGAAGACCCGCACGCAGCCGAGGTGTATCTGGTGGAGATGCAGGGCGGGACGGTGCAGCAACTGACGCACAATGAAGGGCTGGAGAGCAATCTGCGCTGGTCTCCGGAGGGCAAGAGGCTGTATTTTCTGGTGCGCGCGGCGGGTGGATCGGTGGAGGGCCCCTACCGGGACGTGCAGGGGCGGCTTTATGCTTTGGATCCCGGTACGGGAAAGATTGCAAGGCTGGGGAGCAGCTTTGAGGGCTCGTGGGAAGGCTATACGGTCACAGCAGATGGCCAGCTTCTGGCCACGGGACAACTGGGCACCGAACAGCAGGTGTACGCCATTGATGGAGACAAGGCAGAGGCCGTGCCGGGTTTGGCCGGCACTTACTCCGGGCTGGATGCCGCAAGGCAAGGGCAGCGGCTTGTGGTGCTGCACTCGACGGTGACGGAGCCGACCCAGGTTTTTCTTGCAGAAGGAAGCCATGCTTTAGAGCAGGCCAAGGCGGTGACGGCCTTCAATCCTGTCTTTCAGCAGCGGGCGCAGGTGGAATGGAGCGTGTACCGGTGGAAGGCCGAGGATGGCACCGCAGTGGAGGGAGTGCTGATTTATCCGCCGGGCAAGAAAGGTGCAAAACATCTGCCAATGCTGACGCTGATTCATGGGGGCCCGGCAGACGCGGACGGCAACCGCTTTGGCGCAGACTGGTATGACTGGGCGACACTGGCAGCGGCCAACGGGTGGCTGGTCTTCCGCCCAAACTACCGTGGATCGAGCGGATATGGGGACCGCTTCATGCTGGGAATTGCGCCGCACCTGGTGTCGCGGCCGGGCAAGGACATTCTGGAGGGAGTGGACGCGCTGGTACGGGACGGTATTGCCGATCCGGAGAGGCTGACCATTGGCGGATACAGTTATGGCGGCTACATGACCAACTGGCTGATTACGCAGACCACGCGCTTCCGGGCCGCTGTGACCGGGGCCGGCGCAGTCGAACATGCGGCCAACTGGGGCAACGACGATTTGACCTTTGACGATGCCTGGTATCTGGGCGGACGACCGTGGGAGGACCCGGGCCTTTATCAGTCAGAAGCGGCCTTGTTTCAATTCAACAAAGTCAGGACGCCTGTACATCTGGTGGGTGGGGATGCAGACGTCCGCGTGAGCTATCTGGAAGATGTGCTGATGGAGCGGGCGCTGGAGGCGCTGGGGATTCCTCATGCCTTTTTGGTATTTCCGGGTGAGGGCCATTCGCTGAGCAAAAATCCGTGGCACGGATACATCAAGGTGCGGGAAGAGCTGAAGTGGCTGCAACAGTATGGTGGAAGATGA